One segment of uncultured Methanobrevibacter sp. DNA contains the following:
- the wecB gene encoding non-hydrolyzing UDP-N-acetylglucosamine 2-epimerase: MKIMSIIGTRPEIIKMAPIIAEINQRGINQVVLHTGQHYDKEMSDNFFRDLEIPTPDYNIHVGSDSHGKQTGNMMAGIEEIMVEEKPDIVLVQGDTNAVLAGALVAAKLHIAVGHVEAGLRSFDLTMPEEINRKVADICSVMYFIPTEESAINLLAEGFSRKNLIITGNTVVDACFRHLKIAEKRGFGENSLKDLNIDNMENILTLTMHRAENVDVKNRVENIIGALKELDEMNIIFPIHPRTKNTLENFGLFDELNNLEHVHIIKPIGYLDFLLLTSKSTLILTDSGGLQEEAITLDVPALTLRYNTERPETVTAGGNILVGSDKKAILDNSRKILNDSEFAEKMRNAPNPYGQGDAAKNTVDAIEKYYDEGLLKITAPEDIMSSFTRKIENISEDISVNDFEDGENALVYMVFDGEKMVFPSDELNLNGMMVIYDKRE; this comes from the coding sequence ATGAAAATAATGAGTATTATAGGTACAAGACCAGAAATTATTAAGATGGCGCCCATCATTGCTGAAATCAATCAAAGAGGAATCAATCAAGTTGTTTTACATACTGGACAACATTATGATAAAGAGATGTCTGATAACTTTTTTAGAGATTTAGAAATTCCCACCCCTGATTATAATATTCATGTTGGTTCTGATAGTCATGGAAAACAAACTGGAAATATGATGGCAGGTATTGAAGAAATCATGGTTGAAGAAAAGCCGGATATTGTGCTTGTTCAAGGAGATACTAATGCAGTACTTGCAGGTGCTCTTGTTGCGGCAAAATTACATATTGCTGTAGGTCATGTTGAAGCGGGTCTTAGATCATTTGATTTAACAATGCCTGAGGAGATTAATAGGAAGGTTGCAGATATCTGCTCTGTTATGTATTTTATCCCAACTGAAGAATCTGCAATTAATCTTTTAGCCGAAGGGTTTTCTAGAAAAAATTTAATCATAACTGGAAATACTGTTGTTGATGCATGTTTTAGGCATTTAAAAATAGCTGAAAAAAGGGGATTCGGGGAAAATTCTTTAAAAGATTTAAATATTGATAATATGGAAAATATTTTAACATTAACAATGCATAGAGCAGAAAATGTTGATGTAAAAAACAGGGTGGAAAATATTATCGGTGCTTTAAAAGAATTGGATGAAATGAATATTATTTTCCCAATACATCCTCGTACTAAAAATACTCTTGAAAATTTCGGATTATTTGATGAATTAAATAATTTGGAACATGTTCATATTATTAAACCAATTGGATATTTGGATTTCTTACTTTTAACTTCAAAATCTACATTAATTTTAACAGATTCTGGAGGTCTTCAAGAAGAAGCAATAACTCTTGATGTACCTGCATTGACATTGAGATATAATACTGAAAGACCAGAAACAGTAACTGCGGGTGGAAATATTTTAGTTGGCTCAGATAAAAAAGCTATTTTGGATAATTCTCGTAAAATTTTAAATGATTCTGAATTTGCAGAAAAAATGCGAAATGCACCAAATCCGTATGGTCAAGGAGATGCCGCAAAAAATACTGTTGATGCTATTGAAAAATATTATGATGAAGGATTATTAAAAATCACTGCTCCTGAAGATATTATGAGTTCATTTACTAGAAAAATAGAAAATATTTCTGAGGATATTTCTGTCAATGATTTTGAAGATGGTGAAAATGCATTAGTTTATATGGTATTTGATGGTGAAAAAATGGTATTTCCTAGTGATGAACTAAATTTAAATGGAATGATGGTTATTTATGATAAAAGAGAGTAG
- a CDS encoding glycosyltransferase family 2 protein, translated as MYYLTMIIPAFNVDDCLDTAMDSIINQTIGFENIEVIIVDDCSTDNTRQIINEYVNKYDNCKGIFLEKNNGGAGIPRNVGIKQASSKYLMFIDPDDEWEKDACEVYYNKIVETGADLVYSHWTFVAGDKLSKTSHNFLKEEKEYVFDDNKDNIINYHKYYRPGMCAGIYDKQFVLDHHLECPNELGEDGYFTLETIFNAKKIVFIEYYGYYNKLRDTDEKTSITNIRDEEKFKSRINAVYLMYNLLKKYHAENNLFVVYDEMRVLIYQAYTLMPGISWKKRKIFFKEIYELEKELNIKDFDVIHFKILNYFIAHEHYSIAAFISEILGRVYDSPVLRKMMRKVSFLISTQY; from the coding sequence ATGTATTATTTAACAATGATAATACCTGCTTTTAATGTTGATGACTGCTTGGATACTGCAATGGATTCCATAATTAATCAAACAATTGGTTTTGAAAACATTGAAGTAATCATAGTTGATGATTGTTCTACAGATAATACTAGGCAAATAATTAATGAATATGTTAATAAATATGATAATTGTAAAGGAATCTTTTTAGAGAAAAATAATGGTGGTGCGGGAATTCCTAGAAATGTAGGAATCAAACAAGCTTCATCTAAATATTTAATGTTCATTGATCCAGATGATGAATGGGAAAAAGATGCTTGTGAAGTATATTATAATAAAATTGTCGAAACAGGTGCTGATTTAGTTTATTCACATTGGACATTTGTTGCTGGAGATAAATTATCTAAAACATCTCATAATTTTTTAAAAGAAGAAAAAGAATATGTTTTTGATGATAATAAAGATAATATAATTAATTATCATAAATATTACCGTCCAGGAATGTGTGCTGGAATATATGATAAACAATTTGTATTGGACCATCATCTTGAATGTCCTAATGAATTAGGGGAAGATGGATATTTTACTTTAGAAACAATATTTAATGCTAAAAAAATTGTATTCATTGAATATTATGGGTATTATAATAAATTAAGGGATACTGATGAAAAAACTTCAATTACAAATATTCGTGATGAAGAAAAATTTAAATCCAGAATAAATGCGGTTTATTTAATGTATAATTTATTAAAAAAATACCATGCTGAAAATAATTTATTTGTTGTTTATGATGAAATGAGAGTTTTAATTTATCAAGCTTATACTTTAATGCCGGGAATTTCATGGAAAAAGAGAAAGATTTTCTTTAAAGAAATCTATGAACTGGAAAAGGAGTTAAATATTAAAGATTTTGATGTAATTCATTTTAAAATTTTAAATTATTTTATTGCACATGAACACTATTCTATTGCAGCTTTTATTTCTGAAATATTAGGTCGTGTTTATGATAGTCCTGTTTTACGTAAAATGATGCGTAAAGTTTCATTTTTAATTTCAACTCAATATTAA
- a CDS encoding glycosyltransferase family 8 protein: MNIVLASDDNYVPLLTISIVSILENNINDFDEINVFILNDGITNQNIEKIKNNLNKYNCNLYFIKTKNIENLNSKIVSLERDNIASFTTYSRLFISSLIPDNIDKIIYIDCDILNVDSLKQLWEEDISDYYCAAVLDCCNTTIQEMLGISEEDNYINAGMLCINLKKWREDNVEDKFIEFIMNNQNRFYQHDQGIINNTFKNKIKIISPRYNLQGYFQYMSYKVSKKFSCIDKEYYSKEIMDDARKNPIFLHFCAADFFRPWQNEKHPYAEVYKHYAKLANFESVIDYTANFNGKQRLFQKLSENKIGDFILGLTPYFLVKNVINKNAVKEMEMEFEKAKQN; the protein is encoded by the coding sequence ATGAATATAGTATTAGCTTCTGATGACAATTATGTCCCTTTATTAACCATATCAATAGTGTCTATTTTAGAAAATAATATCAATGATTTTGACGAAATAAATGTATTTATTTTAAATGATGGCATTACAAATCAAAATATTGAAAAAATAAAGAATAATTTAAACAAATATAATTGTAACCTATATTTTATAAAAACAAAGAATATTGAAAATTTAAATTCTAAGATAGTGTCTCTTGAAAGGGATAATATAGCTTCTTTTACTACTTATTCAAGATTGTTTATTTCAAGTTTAATTCCAGATAATATTGATAAAATAATATATATTGATTGTGATATTCTTAATGTGGATTCATTAAAACAGTTATGGGAAGAAGATATTTCAGATTATTATTGTGCTGCGGTACTAGACTGTTGCAATACTACAATTCAAGAAATGTTGGGCATTTCTGAAGAGGATAACTATATCAATGCAGGCATGCTATGTATTAATTTAAAAAAATGGCGTGAAGATAATGTTGAAGATAAATTCATAGAATTTATTATGAATAATCAGAATAGATTTTATCAACACGATCAAGGAATAATCAATAATACTTTTAAAAATAAAATTAAAATTATTTCACCTAGATATAATCTTCAAGGATATTTCCAGTACATGTCTTATAAGGTGTCTAAAAAGTTTTCTTGTATTGATAAGGAATATTACTCTAAAGAAATCATGGATGATGCTAGGAAAAATCCGATATTTTTACATTTTTGTGCAGCGGACTTCTTTAGGCCATGGCAAAATGAAAAACATCCTTATGCAGAAGTATACAAACATTATGCCAAATTAGCAAATTTTGAATCTGTTATTGATTATACTGCAAATTTTAATGGTAAACAAAGATTATTCCAAAAATTATCTGAAAATAAAATTGGTGATTTTATTTTAGGTTTGACACCATATTTTTTAGTTAAAAATGTGATTAATAAAAATGCGGTTAAAGAAATGGAGATGGAATTTGAAAAAGCTAAACAAAATTGA
- a CDS encoding oligosaccharide flippase family protein, whose product MSQIRTIFNNMGWLMISQIVASVCGFIWTILMARYLGVEKYGLFGFATSLTGILAITVDLGISTHIVRHIATDYDSAPTYLGNAIPLKSIFAIGTIILTLIVLILMKSDELTIIITLLFTIEMIIRSFIGLFNGTFQAFEEGKYQGIANTALHLILLIFILISIFANFGIIGIAISYILANALVLGYMYYSLKKNVTKPKFDLDIEFCKKITRYSLPFAVTSLLYIIYYSIDVVMLQNMVGSYATGIYNATYKLISVLTLFYSVYTAVIFPVMSRFFKDDESMLLISFEKSIKYLMMIIIPIAIATMFYSLDIIQLIYGNKYDPASSVLSILIWTVCLLFVSGACNTLLNASHKEVAVTKIYTIAAIFNVILNIFMIPYLSYDGAAITTVLSDILIVIIQIYIIYRLGHRPNKKLYLDLGKIIMGSTVLGIALYYLNLNMWVAIPVGIIIYFMTLVLIKLFDDDDKYIIKEILGKN is encoded by the coding sequence ATGAGTCAAATTCGTACAATATTCAACAATATGGGTTGGTTAATGATTTCACAGATTGTCGCTTCTGTTTGTGGATTTATTTGGACCATCTTAATGGCTAGGTATCTTGGAGTTGAAAAATACGGCCTTTTTGGTTTTGCAACATCTTTAACCGGTATTTTAGCAATTACTGTGGATTTAGGCATTAGTACTCATATTGTAAGGCATATTGCAACAGATTATGATTCTGCGCCCACTTATTTGGGTAATGCCATACCCTTGAAAAGTATTTTTGCAATTGGAACCATTATTTTAACATTAATTGTATTAATACTTATGAAATCAGATGAACTTACTATAATTATCACCTTACTTTTTACAATTGAGATGATTATTAGATCATTTATTGGATTATTTAATGGTACTTTCCAAGCATTTGAAGAAGGAAAATATCAGGGAATTGCAAACACCGCATTACATCTAATTTTATTAATATTTATTTTAATTTCAATATTTGCAAATTTTGGAATTATTGGAATTGCTATTTCTTATATTTTAGCTAATGCCCTTGTATTAGGTTATATGTATTATTCTCTTAAGAAAAATGTCACTAAACCAAAATTTGATTTGGATATAGAGTTTTGTAAAAAAATTACAAGATATTCATTACCTTTTGCAGTAACTAGTTTGTTATATATTATTTATTATTCAATTGATGTGGTTATGCTTCAAAATATGGTTGGAAGTTATGCTACTGGAATTTATAATGCAACATATAAATTAATTTCAGTTTTAACATTATTTTATTCCGTTTATACCGCAGTCATATTTCCGGTTATGAGCAGATTTTTCAAAGATGATGAATCAATGCTTTTAATAAGTTTTGAAAAATCAATCAAATATTTAATGATGATAATAATTCCTATAGCTATTGCAACAATGTTTTACTCATTAGATATAATACAACTAATTTATGGAAATAAATATGATCCCGCATCATCAGTTTTATCCATTTTAATTTGGACCGTCTGTTTATTATTTGTTAGTGGGGCATGCAATACCTTGTTAAATGCATCACACAAAGAGGTTGCCGTAACCAAAATCTATACAATAGCTGCAATATTCAATGTCATTTTAAATATATTTATGATACCATATTTATCATATGATGGTGCAGCAATAACAACTGTTTTAAGTGATATTTTAATTGTAATAATACAGATTTATATAATATACAGATTAGGGCATAGACCAAATAAAAAATTATATTTGGATTTGGGAAAAATAATTATGGGGTCTACAGTTTTAGGAATTGCACTATACTACTTAAACTTAAACATGTGGGTTGCAATACCTGTTGGAATAATAATTTATTTCATGACTCTTGTTCTTATAAAATTATTTGATGATGATGATAAATATATTATTAAAGAAATTTTAGGTAAAAACTAA
- a CDS encoding phosphorylcholine transferase LicD — translation MAEYDKNTLKHVQDVQLMILKDFIKICEKNNLEYYAYGGTVIGTIRHGGFIPWDDDIDVLMLREDYEKFLKIMDEMQSEKYELLSIDKYEDYHYMFSKLSLKGTKFKNYWCLKKSFNVGINIDIFIFDYIPSDNFKFKIFKKRVKILKKIAYILEIIQNEYYNSTYKKIIIYCIKFIFRLLNINNKTYKKLYKKLLNKLHDKSDKSHSLVYDLAAISYDEPLRIDTIKPPRKVKFESIEINIPNNYDNYLKINFGNYMEIPPKDKQTNHCPLEIDFGKY, via the coding sequence ATGGCAGAATATGATAAAAATACTTTAAAACATGTGCAAGATGTCCAATTAATGATTTTAAAAGACTTTATAAAAATTTGTGAAAAAAATAATTTAGAATATTATGCTTATGGAGGAACTGTAATCGGCACTATACGCCATGGGGGGTTCATTCCATGGGACGATGATATTGATGTATTGATGTTAAGAGAAGATTACGAAAAATTTTTAAAAATTATGGATGAAATGCAATCCGAAAAATATGAATTATTGAGCATAGATAAATACGAAGATTACCATTATATGTTTTCCAAATTGTCTTTAAAAGGAACAAAGTTTAAAAATTATTGGTGTTTGAAAAAATCGTTTAATGTCGGAATTAACATTGACATATTCATATTTGATTATATTCCATCAGATAACTTCAAATTTAAGATTTTTAAAAAAAGAGTTAAAATATTAAAAAAAATAGCATATATACTAGAAATTATCCAAAATGAGTATTACAATTCAACATATAAAAAAATAATTATTTATTGCATAAAATTTATTTTCCGTTTATTAAACATCAATAATAAAACATATAAAAAATTATACAAAAAATTACTGAATAAATTACATGACAAATCTGACAAATCACATTCATTAGTTTACGACTTAGCTGCAATATCATATGATGAACCTCTTAGAATAGATACAATAAAACCTCCAAGAAAAGTTAAATTTGAATCAATTGAAATCAATATTCCTAATAACTATGACAATTATTTAAAAATTAATTTTGGCAATTATATGGAAATTCCACCAAAAGACAAACAAACAAATCATTGCCCACTCGAAATTGATTTTGGAAAATATTAA
- a CDS encoding class I SAM-dependent methyltransferase — MARLYGKNEEINKENVKEFFDKRANKEVDSLMTITSFQDKENLDQRQNEESKILLENIDLTDKKIIEIGCGLGRWAEVFHDKCESYLGLDYAENLIKLANEYYNYENCEFQVMSALEINTDELLIKPPFDIIFIAGVLIYLNDEDISQMIKEINKIASKDKIIYIRETISVMDTRLTLKDFYSEDLDADYNAIYRTKDELLEFFKGFENITDIKSDKIHETLNKHDETGYRYFILK; from the coding sequence ATGGCAAGATTATATGGAAAAAACGAAGAGATAAACAAAGAAAATGTAAAAGAATTCTTCGATAAACGGGCAAATAAGGAAGTAGATAGCCTTATGACAATTACATCATTTCAAGATAAAGAAAATTTAGATCAGAGACAAAATGAAGAATCAAAAATATTATTAGAAAATATTGACCTGACTGATAAAAAGATTATTGAAATTGGCTGTGGACTTGGAAGATGGGCAGAAGTATTTCATGACAAATGTGAAAGTTATCTTGGCTTAGATTATGCTGAAAATCTCATAAAACTAGCCAATGAATATTATAACTATGAAAACTGCGAATTCCAGGTAATGTCCGCATTAGAGATCAATACCGACGAATTACTCATAAAACCACCATTCGACATTATTTTCATAGCTGGCGTTTTAATTTATCTTAATGACGAAGACATTTCACAGATGATTAAAGAAATCAATAAAATAGCTTCAAAAGATAAAATAATATACATTCGTGAAACAATTTCAGTAATGGACACCAGATTAACACTAAAAGACTTTTATTCAGAAGATTTAGATGCCGATTATAATGCTATTTACAGAACCAAAGACGAATTATTAGAATTTTTTAAAGGATTTGAAAATATAACCGATATCAAAAGCGATAAAATTCATGAAACCTTAAACAAACATGACGAAACAGGTTATAGATATTTTATTTTAAAATAG
- a CDS encoding NTP transferase domain-containing protein → MKIKHAVICAAGLGSRLGKNMPKTLVNITKDKRIIDHQLELVKDFELVSLVVGYKCEDVVDYVKDKREDLRIIHNPGFKNNSTAFSIDLATKDFDEPYVSIDGDLLINKKEFDNFVNSYDGETLLGITPAKTEDGVYVNLNENQEVISFQRQPKTDFEWANIACINKPVIMDKNEDYVYPQFIKHLPLKAFIIKHLYEVDTPGDYEVALANLDKL, encoded by the coding sequence TTGAAAATCAAACATGCAGTTATTTGTGCAGCAGGACTTGGATCAAGATTAGGCAAAAATATGCCTAAGACATTAGTTAATATCACCAAAGATAAACGAATTATAGACCACCAATTAGAATTGGTTAAAGATTTTGAACTTGTTTCCCTTGTTGTTGGTTATAAATGTGAAGATGTGGTGGATTATGTTAAGGACAAAAGAGAAGACCTGAGAATCATACATAACCCAGGTTTTAAAAATAACTCCACTGCCTTTTCAATAGATTTAGCGACAAAAGATTTCGATGAACCATACGTTTCAATAGATGGGGACTTGTTAATTAATAAAAAAGAATTTGACAATTTTGTTAACTCTTATGATGGTGAAACCCTTCTTGGAATAACTCCAGCTAAAACAGAAGATGGTGTTTATGTCAACTTAAACGAAAATCAAGAGGTCATTTCCTTTCAAAGACAACCAAAAACTGATTTTGAATGGGCAAATATTGCTTGCATAAATAAACCGGTCATTATGGATAAAAATGAAGACTATGTTTACCCGCAATTCATAAAACATTTGCCTTTAAAAGCATTCATAATCAAACATCTATACGAAGTGGATACTCCTGGAGATTATGAAGTGGCATTAGCTAATTTAGATAAATTATAA
- a CDS encoding acyltransferase yields the protein MKTKERIFYYDFLRTFAIIAVIMCHITFYFGPLNTTSGIIFKQTYYNIGRLGVPIFLMISGALLLNRTYSNLGDFLKRRFSRIIYPFIFWMILITLTNFYFHKPYSYMWNVFIGNPSIAWYFWTLIGIYLAIPIINIFIKEYGEKGCEYFLAIWFIFIILNTFRLYPILPHLKLDWFAGFIGYPVLGYYLSTKKFNISDSKMWKLGLTVLLILFIVLIYYPIGDNFNTVELMYQNLPVVLMGIGTYLFIEYLDNENKFYSIKNSFVGKAISSISLCSYGMYFSHVIVIMFMSKINPHSTLLFPVMFIATIFLSWLLPYVFSKIPYVKKVSGV from the coding sequence ATGAAAACCAAAGAAAGAATATTCTACTATGACTTTTTAAGAACTTTTGCGATTATAGCAGTGATAATGTGTCATATAACTTTCTATTTTGGACCATTAAATACCACATCAGGAATCATATTCAAACAAACATACTACAATATTGGAAGACTTGGAGTTCCTATTTTTTTAATGATTAGCGGAGCTTTACTTTTAAATAGAACTTATTCTAATTTGGGTGATTTTCTAAAAAGAAGATTCTCTAGAATCATTTATCCATTTATCTTTTGGATGATTTTAATCACTTTAACCAATTTCTATTTCCACAAACCCTATTCATACATGTGGAACGTATTTATTGGAAATCCTTCCATCGCATGGTATTTTTGGACATTGATAGGCATTTATTTAGCGATTCCAATAATCAACATTTTCATTAAGGAATATGGTGAAAAAGGCTGCGAGTATTTCTTGGCAATTTGGTTTATTTTCATAATTTTAAATACATTCAGATTATATCCAATTTTACCCCACCTTAAATTAGACTGGTTCGCCGGTTTTATTGGATATCCAGTTCTAGGATATTATCTATCCACTAAAAAGTTTAACATTTCTGATTCAAAAATGTGGAAATTAGGATTAACTGTCCTTTTAATCCTTTTTATTGTTTTAATATATTATCCAATAGGAGATAATTTTAATACCGTTGAATTAATGTATCAAAACCTACCTGTTGTCCTAATGGGAATTGGAACGTATCTATTTATAGAATATCTAGATAATGAAAATAAATTCTATTCAATCAAAAACAGCTTCGTAGGAAAAGCAATCAGTTCAATTAGTCTTTGCAGCTACGGAATGTACTTTTCACATGTTATTGTAATCATGTTTATGTCAAAAATCAATCCTCATTCAACATTACTGTTCCCAGTGATGTTTATTGCAACCATTTTCCTATCTTGGCTTTTACCATATGTTTTCTCTAAAATTCCCTATGTTAAAAAGGTTTCTGGAGTATAA
- the pseI gene encoding pseudaminic acid synthase, producing MEFNIGEFKIGADNPTFIIAELSANHMNDFDIAVKTIESIAKSGANAVKFQTFTPDTITLDCDNEYFQIKQGTVWDGQVLYGLYEDAYMPWDWQPELKKIAEELGLIVFSSPFDKTSADFLEKMDVPAYKIASFEITDIPLIEYVAGKGKPVIISTGIASLEDIKLAVKTCLNAGNDRISLLKCTSSYPAPYDEINLNTIPDLAEKFDVVVGLSDHTLGSEVAVAAVALGAKIIEKHFILDRNMGGPDSEFSMEPHEFKHMVDSIRNVEMALGKISYELSDKIKANREFSRSLFVVEDIKNGEIITEDNVRSIRPSFGLAPKYLKNILGKPVKKDLKKGTPFELEFID from the coding sequence ATGGAATTCAATATTGGTGAATTTAAAATTGGAGCAGATAATCCAACATTCATAATAGCAGAGTTGTCTGCAAACCATATGAATGATTTTGATATTGCAGTTAAAACAATTGAATCTATTGCAAAATCAGGAGCTAATGCAGTAAAATTTCAGACATTCACTCCAGATACCATTACTTTAGATTGTGATAATGAGTATTTCCAGATTAAACAGGGAACTGTATGGGACGGTCAGGTTCTCTATGGGTTGTATGAGGATGCATACATGCCATGGGATTGGCAGCCTGAACTTAAAAAGATAGCAGAAGAATTGGGATTAATTGTGTTTTCTTCACCATTTGATAAGACTTCAGCAGATTTTCTAGAAAAGATGGATGTGCCAGCATATAAGATTGCATCTTTTGAAATTACAGATATTCCTTTAATTGAATATGTTGCAGGAAAAGGAAAACCTGTTATAATCTCAACGGGTATTGCCAGTCTGGAAGATATCAAACTTGCAGTTAAAACATGCTTGAATGCTGGAAATGACAGAATATCTTTATTGAAATGTACTTCATCATATCCTGCCCCCTATGATGAAATTAATCTAAATACAATTCCGGATTTGGCTGAAAAATTTGATGTTGTTGTAGGTTTGTCTGATCATACATTAGGCAGTGAAGTAGCTGTGGCAGCCGTTGCACTTGGAGCAAAGATAATTGAAAAACATTTCATTTTGGATAGGAATATGGGAGGTCCTGACAGTGAATTTTCAATGGAGCCTCATGAATTTAAGCACATGGTTGATTCTATTAGAAATGTTGAAATGGCATTAGGTAAAATCAGCTATGAACTGTCCGATAAAATAAAAGCAAACAGAGAATTTTCACGTTCGTTATTTGTCGTTGAAGACATTAAAAATGGAGAAATTATCACAGAAGATAATGTTCGCTCAATCAGGCCATCTTTTGGATTGGCTCCAAAATATTTGAAAAATATTTTAGGAAAACCTGTTAAAAAAGATTTAAAAAAAGGAACTCCATTTGAATTGGAGTTCATTGATTAA
- a CDS encoding bifunctional UDP-2,4-diacetamido-2,4,6-trideoxy-beta-L-altropyranose hydrolase/GNAT family N-acetyltransferase — protein sequence MDVVILTEGGKDFGFGHVARCSSIYQAFKKRDILPKFIINGDESVKSILDNIDFKIDNWPEDISFLKSSDIVVIDSYLADYEIYVEISKKVSLAVYLDDNKRLDYPNGIVVNGLINASSLNYPQNNEIKNLLGSKYAPLRAEFWNVSKLEINDNVKNILITMGGNDLRNLTPKILGLLNDKFPKIEKKVIIADSFENISEIEALKSDFSELIYSPNSNEMLNAMSDVDLAISASGQTLYELACIGVPTIAIGIIENQKDNIKNWSNIGFIEYAGCWCDENLLNNITDKIDYLQDKNIRFYKHSVGINAIDGKGSLRIVKEILKQYYIENSNFRQINESDCLKIFEIANDDEVRQSSFNSDKIKLEDHKKWFKNILKDDSLKFFVLEYENDLIGQIRFDNDEEYPVISISLNKKYRGLGLSKYLLSKGIEYDSEYDEIVAYIKKDNHRSISLFKSMGFKKVDEVIIKDCEAFKFIR from the coding sequence ATGGATGTTGTTATTTTAACTGAAGGTGGAAAAGATTTCGGTTTTGGCCATGTAGCCCGCTGCAGTTCAATTTATCAGGCTTTCAAAAAAAGAGATATTCTGCCCAAATTCATTATTAATGGTGATGAATCAGTCAAATCTATTTTAGATAATATCGATTTTAAAATTGATAATTGGCCGGAAGATATTTCATTTTTAAAATCATCAGATATTGTTGTAATTGATTCTTATTTGGCTGATTATGAAATTTATGTGGAAATTTCAAAAAAAGTATCTCTGGCAGTTTATTTGGATGATAATAAGCGCTTGGATTATCCTAATGGAATTGTCGTTAATGGTCTGATTAATGCATCCAGTTTAAATTATCCTCAAAATAATGAAATAAAAAACTTATTGGGATCAAAATATGCTCCATTAAGGGCTGAATTTTGGAATGTGTCCAAATTAGAAATAAACGATAATGTAAAAAACATTCTAATAACAATGGGAGGCAATGATTTAAGAAATCTAACTCCAAAAATATTAGGATTACTGAATGACAAATTTCCAAAGATTGAAAAGAAAGTAATTATAGCAGATAGTTTTGAAAACATTTCTGAAATTGAAGCTTTGAAAAGTGATTTTTCTGAATTGATTTATTCTCCGAATTCAAATGAAATGTTAAATGCAATGTCTGATGTTGATTTGGCCATTTCTGCAAGCGGGCAAACATTATATGAGCTGGCTTGTATTGGTGTTCCAACAATAGCCATTGGAATCATTGAAAATCAGAAAGACAATATTAAAAACTGGTCTAATATAGGTTTTATTGAATATGCGGGATGCTGGTGTGATGAAAACTTATTAAACAATATAACTGATAAAATTGATTATTTGCAGGATAAAAATATCAGATTTTACAAACACTCAGTAGGCATTAATGCTATTGATGGAAAAGGATCTTTAAGAATAGTTAAAGAAATTTTAAAGCAATATTATATTGAAAATTCTAATTTCAGGCAAATTAATGAATCAGATTGCTTGAAAATTTTTGAAATTGCTAACGATGATGAAGTAAGGCAAAGTTCATTCAATTCAGATAAAATCAAGCTGGAAGACCATAAAAAATGGTTTAAAAACATTTTAAAGGATGATTCTCTTAAATTTTTTGTATTGGAGTATGAAAACGATTTAATTGGTCAAATTCGTTTTGATAATGATGAGGAATATCCTGTAATCAGTATCAGTTTAAATAAGAAGTATCGGGGTCTTGGATTGTCTAAATATTTATTATCTAAGGGAATTGAATATGATAGCGAATATGATGAAATTGTTGCATATATTAAAAAGGATAATCATAGGTCAATTTCATTATTTAAATCAATGGGATTTAAAAAAGTGGATGAAGTTATAATAAAAGATTGTGAAGCATTTAAATTTATTAGGTGA